From the genome of Glycine max cultivar Williams 82 chromosome 2, Glycine_max_v4.0, whole genome shotgun sequence, one region includes:
- the LOC100817815 gene encoding wall-associated receptor kinase-like 20 gives MDFTNPSLLLSIFLLLLPSLISSQICQRNCGKETLKYPFGSGPGCGDPRFQPHVTCSNQKLTFTTHTGSYPITSIDYTNQIIHISDPTMSTCSCTVPSKGFGLNWDAPFTFADSTIFALVDCSMNSSSICQSNGYDDGSNSNSKLLCDQETPICSLLYSCRPISTTINLPISTCCVYTPVNLGPAFEMDLQKLQCPSYTGFYNFNDQEMDPEKWNYGIALKYKFSVTNDYPGSCDACERSHGVCGYGGTYNSFICNCPNGINTTADCFFISSYNNGFRNGVAWLIYPVACSLVWFFL, from the exons atggatTTCACCAACCCTTCACTTCTTCTCTCCATTTTCCTTCTACTACTTCCTTCTCTGATCTCATCACAAATCTGCCAGAGAAACTGTGGCAAAGAAACTCTCAAGTACCCTTTTGGAAGTGGCCCTGGTTGTGGTGACCCTCGTTTCCAACCACATGTAACATGTAGCAACCAAAAGCTCACATTCACCACTCACACAGGCTCCTACCCTATTACCTCAATTGACTACACAAACCAAATCATACACATCTCAGATCCCACCATGTCAACATGCTCCTGCACTGTCCCTAGCAAAGGCTTTGGCCTAAACTGGGATGCACCATTTACTTTTGCTGATAGCACCATCTTTGCTCTGGTGGATTGCTCAATGAACTCATCATCTATATGTCAATCAAATGGCTATGATGATGGGAGCAATTCCAATTCCAAGCTTTTATGTGATCAAGAGACACCAATTTGTAGTCTTCTATACTCATGCAGGCCTATTAGCACCACCATTAACCTTCCAATCTCGACGTGCTGCGTTTACACGCCGGTTAATCTCGGTCCAGCGTTTGAGATGGATCTGCAGAAGCTGCAATGCCCTTCTTACACGGGGTTCTACAACTTCAATGATCAAGAAATGGATCCTGAGAAGTGGAACTATGGTATAGCACTCAAGTACAAGTTCAGTGTCACAAATGACTATCCTGGCTCGTGTGATGCTTGTGAAAGGAGCCATGGGGTGTGTGGGTATGGTGGGACCTATAACTCTTTTATCTGCAATTGTCCTAATGGGATTAACACTACAGCGGATTGTTTCTTCATATCTTCTTATAACAATGGTTTTCGAAATG GGGTTGCTTGGTTGATCTATCCTGTGGCATGTTCTCTTGTTTGGTTCTTCTTGTAA
- the LOC100818349 gene encoding hydroxyproline O-galactosyltransferase GALT6, with translation MKRGSSTSSKVEPFVLPNRLTLLQIFMVVMLLYLLFMSFEIPLAFRAENGVVFLTDALPMPMPLMLEESRNSVKIRAPTGLKLEKVSTLRFNESFTEGSELHKVARHAWVAGEKLWGEVESGKVKSFAKIKVKNGSDSCPNSVSVAGTEFRDKGVLVLPCGLTLWSHVTVVGTPRWAHAESDPKIAVVRDGGEAVMVSQFMMELQGLKAVDKEEPPRILHFNPRLRGDWSGKPVIEQNTCYRMQWGSAIRCDGWKSRADEETVDGHVKCEKWIRDDNNHSEEWKATWWLNRLIGRKKKMMVDWPYPFAEGKLFVLTISAGLEGYHVSVDGRHVTSFPYRTGFALEDATGLSINGDVDVHSIFAASLPTSHPSFAPQMHLELLPQWKAPPLQNVNVELFIGILSAGNHFAERMAVRKSWMQHKLIQSSRVVARFFVALHARKDINVDIKKEAEYFGDIIIVPYMDHYDLVVLKTIAICEYGIRTMTSKYIMKCDDDTFVRVDSILNEARQVRSRSLYMGNMNYHHRPLRHGKWAVTYEEWVEEEYPIYANGPGYIVSADIAQFIVSEFEKRKLKLFKMEDVSMGMWVEHFNSTRPVEYMHNLKFCQFGCIEEYYTAHYQSPRQMTCMWEKLQHQGKSLCCNMR, from the exons atgaagagggGTAGTAGTACTAGTAGTAAAGTAGAGCCATTTGTGCTACCCAACAGGCTCACACTGCTTCAGATTTTCATGGTGGTGATGCTCCTTTACCTTCTCTTCATGAGCTTCGAAATCCCTCTAGCTTTCAGAGCCGAAAACGGGGTCGTTTTCCTCACCGACGCATTGCCCATGCCCATGCCACTCATGCTCGAAGAATCACGCAACAGTGTCAAAATCAGAGCACCGACAGGGTTAAAGTTGGAGAAAGTTTCCACCTTGAGGTTCAACGAGAGCTTCACGGAGGGTTCGGAGCTGCACAAGGTGGCGCGGCACGCGTGGGTTGCCGGGGAGAAGCTCTGGGGGGAAGTGGAGAGCGGCAAAGTGAAGAGCTTTGCGAAAATTAAGGTAAAAAACGGGTCGGATTCGTGTCCGAATTCGGTGTCGGTCGCCGGGACGGAGTTCCGGGACAAAGGGGTGTTGGTGCTGCCGTGTGGGCTGACGCTCTGGTCGCACGTGACGGTGGTGGGGACGCCGCGGTGGGCCCACGCCGAGAGTGACCCGAAGATAGCGGTGGTGAGGGACGGGGGAGAGGCGGTGATGGTGTCGCAGTTCATGATGGAGTTGCAAGGGTTGAAGGCAGTGGACAAGGAGGAGCCGCCGAGGATTCTGCATTTCAATCCGAGGCTGAGAGGGGATTGGAGTGGGAAGCCAGTGATTGAGCAGAACACTTGCTATAGGATGCAATGGGGTTCTGCTATCAGGTGTGATGGGTGGAAATCTCGTGCGGATGAAGAAACTG TTGATGGACATGTGAAATGTGAAAAGTGGATTCGTGATGACAATAATCATTCTGAAGAGTGGAAGGCGACATGGTGGTTAAACAGATTGATAGGGCGAAAAAAGAAGATGATGGTAGACTGGCCATATCCTTTTGCGGAGGGCAAGTTATTTGTTCTCACCATAAGTGCTGGCTTGGAAGGTTACCATGTTAGTGTGGACGGGAGGCATGTGACATCCTTTCCCTATCGCACG GGGTTTGCCCTTGAGGATGCTACTGGACTATCTATAAATGGGGATGTTGATGTACACTCTATATTTGCTGCTTCCTTACCTACATCACATCCTAGCTTTGCTCCACAGATGCATCTTGAATTGCTTCCTCAGTGGAAAGCTCCTCCTCTTCAGAATGTGAATGTGGAGCTTTTCATTGGTATCCTTTCTGCTGGAAACCATTTTGCTGAACGGATGGCAGTGAGGAAGTCCTGGATGCAGCATAAGCTAATCCAATCTTCACGTGTTGTGGCTCGATTTTTTGTAGCCTTG CATGCAAGGAAGGATATAAATGTGGACATAAAGAAAGAAGCAGAGTATTTTGGTGATATTATTATAGTCCCATACATGGATCATTATGACCTTGTTGTGTTGAAGACCATAGCTATCTGTGAATATGGG ATTCGGACCATGACTTCTAAGTATATAATGAAATGTGATGATGACACGTTTGTCAGAGTGGATTCTATCCTAAACGAAGCAAGACAAGTTCGAAGTAGAAGTCTGTACATGGGAAATATGAATTATCACCATAGGCCTCTTCGCCATGGGAAATGGGCTGTAACTTATGAG GAATGGGTAGAGGAAGAATATCCCATCTATGCTAACGGTCCAGGTTACATAGTCTCAGCTGACATTGCTCAGTTCATTGTATCTGAATTTGAGAAGCGCAAATTAAAA TTATTCAAAATGGAGGACGTGAGCATGGGAATGTGGGTGGAGCACTTCAACAGCACAAGACCGGTAGAGTACATGCACAACTTGAAGTTCTGCCAATTTGGGTGCATTGAAGAGTACTACACTGCACACTACCAATCACCAAGGCAAATGACATGCATGTGGGAAAAATTGCAACATCAAGGAAAATCACTCTGTTGCAACATGAGATGA